DNA from Bacillus sp. 2205SS5-2:
TGAATAGGGGTCATCACTTTATAAAATCCATTGATATCTATTGTGATTGTAGTAGGTCATCTGTCTCTCACGCTTCCTGAATAACAGGCACCATTATTTTAGTATTTGAAGAGAGAACCGTCACGATGCCCCCAATTTTTCCTATAATTCACCTGGAATAACATTTTAATATTTACAGTAAGATAGTTTATAAAATAATATTTTTCTATACGATATAACGTAAAACATAGTTTTTAGACACAGATGATCTGAAGGAAACAAAGAAGTGAGGTAAACGATGTCATATAATGGGGGACTGATGACCGAAGCCATGTAGTACTTGCGCTAATGCGACTTAATCATAGGTATCAGTTAATGCAAGCAATTACAGAAGTGTCGGGTGGCAAAGTAAATATGGGGCCGGAACACTTTGCAGAGGACTCTCACGGATGCAAAAAGACGGACTTATTTCCTTAGCAGAAAATGGTGGTAGAAGGAAGACCTACCTCATCACACCAGAAGGAGAAAGAGCGCTGAGAATAGAATATGGTCGATTAAAAGGCCTGATAGAAGAAAATGAAATTTTAGAAGGAGGAGATGATAATGAATAAAACGGTCCTCAAATTTCGCCCCAATAATTATTTGGAAATCGGAGAGCATGAAAGCTGGTTGGCAGACATGGCAGCTAAGGGACTTTACCTCGAAAAGATGGGAATCATTTTTGCTAAGTTTGTGAAAGGTGAACCGGAGAATATGAGGTACAGAATTGATGTTTCCACCAAAAAGAGCGTCGATTCAGATCAAATACATAAGTATGCGGAAAGTGGTTGGGATTATGTAACGAGCTATGGTTTATTTCATGTGTTTTCATCACCCGCCGAGCTCGATGCACCAGAACTTTATTCAAATCCTGTCGAGCAAGCTTATACATTAAAGGAATTAGACAAGAATTTAGCTCTGAAGGCCGTTATCAGTACATTCGGAATGCTATTGATAACGGCGTTATTGTCTTCCATTTGGTTTCTTGACGGGACACCTTATTTCTTTATGGTGGAAGGAGGGGCTATAACACATCTAATAATAATCATTTCCTTTGGATACTCCTCCTATACTTTGCTACAAGCAGCCTCATCCATTCGTTCGTTGCGGAAAATGATGATCGAAGGAAAACCGATTGATCATCATGCTCCATGGAAGAAGAACCACCGATTACAAGCTATCATCGGATTTATTCTAACTGTATTGCTAGGGTTGGGTGCCAGCATCCCGTTGATACAGATGGCAAAGGTTGAATCGAAAACTTTGACCGAAACAAGCTTTGATCTGCCGATTATCAGATTAGCAGATGTCGAGAAGAATCCAGCTTTGCTACGAGAGGAAGCATCCTTTATGAGCGGAAATGTGGATCGTGGTAATCAATATACGTATGAGTGGAGTCCGTTAGCACCCGTGCAATATGACACCAACGAAAACGGCGTGGTTCCAGGAGAAATGTGGAAGGACGGGAGCGGTGAATATACACCATCCATTACATCAAAGGTTTATCAGCTGAGAATACCTATTATGGCGGATCATTTGATTTCCGATTTAATCAAGAAATATATACATGATGACAGTGAAGAATTTATGGAAACAAGGCATCCAGAATTTGATCTTTTAATCGTTCATGAGAACGCTAAGAAGAAAGAAGTTTTTGCTGCAAAAGGAAAAGCCGTCATCCATGTTCGTTATTATGGCTATGCAGAACTCAATTCAGTGATTGAAAACATCGTTGAGAAGATTAATTTACTAGCAGATTAGAGTCTTGTGAAGTAGGAGGATCCTCACGATGTTTCTCATAAAACGTTCCATCGTCTCAATCAAGGAAAACCCTTTCAGAAAATCCTT
Protein-coding regions in this window:
- a CDS encoding DUF2812 domain-containing protein, whose product is MNKTVLKFRPNNYLEIGEHESWLADMAAKGLYLEKMGIIFAKFVKGEPENMRYRIDVSTKKSVDSDQIHKYAESGWDYVTSYGLFHVFSSPAELDAPELYSNPVEQAYTLKELDKNLALKAVISTFGMLLITALLSSIWFLDGTPYFFMVEGGAITHLIIIISFGYSSYTLLQAASSIRSLRKMMIEGKPIDHHAPWKKNHRLQAIIGFILTVLLGLGASIPLIQMAKVESKTLTETSFDLPIIRLADVEKNPALLREEASFMSGNVDRGNQYTYEWSPLAPVQYDTNENGVVPGEMWKDGSGEYTPSITSKVYQLRIPIMADHLISDLIKKYIHDDSEEFMETRHPEFDLLIVHENAKKKEVFAAKGKAVIHVRYYGYAELNSVIENIVEKINLLAD